GCAAGTACGCTTAATTAAGTGTTACCGTTGTTTGAAACAACGACAACACGAAAAACTCGGGTTCTAAAAACCAGACCTTTAAAGATGTAATGCTGTGATTGCATTGCATTTTTAGAGGTTTTTTATTGTTTTCAAATGGTTATGTTTTTTCGTTCTCCAGTGGAGAAAATTCCTATTTTGGATCACAAATATGACACTGGCGTGAATTTTGCGCCTTGACCTTTGGCGGCAGAATCGGTATTGATAGTCTGTGGTTGCTTATAAAGTAATCATTGTTTTCTTTCCACCAGATAAATAATGAGGGAAATAAGGCATGAAGAGACAGAAACGCGATCGCCTTGAACGGGCTCATTCACGTGGTTATCAAGCCGGTATTGTCGGTAGACCAAAGGAATTTTGTCCTTATCAATCAATTAATGCTCGGTCTTACTGGTTGGGAGGCTGGCGAAAAGCCATGGAGGACAGGGCTGTTACCGCTTAGCGCGCCTTGTCATTAGAGGGAACGCCTCCGCTTTCGCGGAGGCTTTTGTATTTGTGCGCCGGGCATGGCGCGTAGCGCCTTGACGGGCGCTGTCCGTTGACTGTAGTGGTCAAGGGGCGACTTGGCGGTGAAAGTCCTCTACACACCCGGCAAGGGGAAGTGTTAGCCGAACGGCAAGGGTGCCCACCGCGAGGTGGGATCTGAAGGAAGCTGAAGGCAAAATGCTGGCCTGACGAACAGGAAGCAGTTTAGGCGGCACAGCGGGGTAAGGTGGCAAATATCATCAAAGCCCAATACTTGCACAGAACGCTGTGACGTAAAGCTGACAGGCATAAGCAGGAAGGTCGCGCGAATTACCCCGGGAGGGCTGCACGTTTGCTTCAGGGCTACCGAGCGTCGAGAGGCGACGGGATGAACGTGCAGCAGTCAGCCGAAGCCGTAGTAGTGCTGCATAACTGGCAGCATGAAGGGCTGAACATGATTAACCATGATTAGGACACCGATACTCGATGGGAATTAATGAGGCACAAGCGCAGAGCACTGCGGCCAGCGGCAGAG
The window above is part of the Pectobacterium araliae genome. Proteins encoded here:
- the rmf gene encoding ribosome modulation factor — translated: MKRQKRDRLERAHSRGYQAGIVGRPKEFCPYQSINARSYWLGGWRKAMEDRAVTA